The sequence ACCGCCGGACAGCGGGGCGGCAGCCCCCAGTTGAGGCCGGTGCTGGAGAAGATCCGCGAGCCTCGCCCCGGACCGGGCAGGCCCCGCAAGAAGCCCGACAGCGTCGCTGCGGACAAGGCACACAGCAACTGCCCCTGCCGCGCATTCCTGCGACGTCGCGGCATCCCGCACACGATCCCCGAGAAGACCGACAGTCAGGCCGGCCACCTGCGCAAAGGCTCACACGGCGGACGGCCACCCAGCTTCGACGAAGACCGCTACAAGAAACGCAACACCGTCGAACGGGCCATCAACAAGCTCAACAACCATCAAGCCGTGGCCACCCGCTACGACAAAAGCGGCCACGTCTTCCTCGGCACCGCCACCGCAGCAAGTCTCGTCATCTGGCTCCGCACATGATCGACCGGACAGCTCCTAGGCGCTGGGGTGCTCACTGGAGTCCGGTCGGTGCGATGATCCTGGCATGCCAGGTGAGAGGAGCCTCCATGGTTCAGGTGCCAGATGTGGAGCGTGTTGCTGATGCCGGGCAGTGGGCGGTGCTCGCCTTGACCGGGGAGGTCGACCTGAGCCTGGTGACTCGGGTACGGGAGGCGGTTGACGAGCTTGTCGCCGATGGCCGGGTGTGGGTGGTGTGGGATCTGAAGCGCGTGAATTTCATGGACTCCTCCGGTGTGGGCGTCCTCGTCTACACGATGCGCTCGGTCGAGGAGCACAACGGCAGCGTCCGGCTGGCAGGGCTGAGCGGGCAGGTTCGTCGGCTGCTGACCCTGACCGGGATGGACACGGAGATCGACTGCTACCCCGACCTCGCCTCGGCATCAGACCAAAACCTTCAGTGAACAGAGAGCCAGCCAAGGAAACTTCCGGCCCCGCGCCGGGTTCGGCGCAATGCGCAACGTGGAGAGTTTACGGAGGGCGGTACCCCGGTCGGTCCGCTGGCCGGTGGGGCATTGATGACCCTGTTGTTTGAGGCGGCGGGCGCAGGTGTGTACGCCACGGACGCCCGAGGCGTGGTGCTTGCCTGCAATCCATGGACGAAAAACTCCTCGGCTCCGAGCCGGGCTGCCTAATCGGTGCTGCGAGGAGATCGTCGGGGAAATCGGTCACACCAGCGAGGGTACGACCGGCCACCCCACGGCACGGGGCCCACTCCGGCCACCCTAGCCGTCTGCCGGTCACGTGGCCCAGGGCACTCCGAGCGTGACGAGCTGGGCGCGCTGTCGTCTGCCACTACAACGTCAGTCGTTCTGCCACGGAAGGTGTCAGCGAGGCTGGAGTTCGGCGAGCAGGCTGCGGATGCGCCGCTCGATCGCGTCGCGGATCGGGCGGACGGCGTCGATGCCTTGCCCGGCCGGGTCGTCGAGCTTCCAGTCGAGGTACTGCTTGCCGGGGAAGACCGGGCAGGTGTCGCCGCAGCCCATGGTGATCACCACGTCGGACGCCCGAACGACTTCCGTGGTCAACACCTTCGGCGTCTCGGCGGACATATCGATGCCGGCTTCCGCCATCGCTAGCACGGCGGCGGGGTTCACGGCGTCGGCTGGTGCGGACCCGGCGGAACGGACCTCGACCTGGCCTTCGGAGAGGTGGGTGAGGAAGGCGGCGGCCATCTGCGAGCGGCCGGCGTTGTGCACACACACGAACAGCACGGACGGCTTGGACTCAGACACGGGCGGAACCTTCGCGGGAGACGGCCGGTGCAGCCGCTTCAGCGGGCTGGGGGAAGAAGCGGCGGGCGGCCAAGGCGACGTAGACCAGGCCGATCAGGACGGGCACCTCGATGAGGGGCCCGACCACTCCGGCGAGCGCCTGGCCGGAGGTGACGCCGAAGGTGGCGATGGCGACCGCGATGGCCAGTTCGAAGTTGTTGCCCGCGGCGGTGAACGCCAGCGTGGTGGCACGCGGGTAGTCGAGTCCGACCGCGCGGCCGGCGGTCATGGATCCGGCCCACATCACGGCGAAGTACGCCAGTAGCGGCAGCGCGATCCGTACGGCGTCGAGCGGCTGAGAGGTGATGGCGTCGCCTTGGAGGGCGAAGAGTACGACGATGGTGAACAGCAGCCCGTACAGGGCGAACGGCCCGATGCGTGGGATCAGCGTGGTCTCGTACCAGGCGCGTCCTTTGGTTTTCTCACCGAGGCGGCGGGTGAGGAGCCCGGCCAGCAGCGGGATGCCGAGGAAGATCAGCACCGAGCGAGCGATCTCCCAGACGGGGACGTCGAGGGCGGTCTGCTGGAGGTCGAGCCAGCCGGGGAGCACGGTCAGGTAGAACCAGCCGAGCAGGCCGAAGGCGAGGACCTGGAAGACGGAGTTCAGCGCGACGAGGACGGCTGCGGCCTCCCGGTCGCCGCAGGCGAGGTCGTTCCAGATGATGACCATCGCGATGCAGCGGGCCAGCCCGACGATGATCAGTCCGGAGCGGTACTCGGGCAGGTCGGGCAGAAAAAGCCAGGCGAGCGCGAACATCAGCGCCGGGCCGACGATCCAGTTCAGGACCAGGGACGGGATGAGCAGGCGCCGGTCGCGGGTGACAGTGTCGAGCCGGTCGTAGCGGACCTTGGCCAGGACCGGGTACAGCATCACGAGCAGGCCCAACGCGATCGGCAGAGAGACCCCGGTGACGGTCACCCTCGCGAGCGCGTCACCCAGGCCCGGCACCAGGCGGCCAAGGCCGAGGCCGGCGGCCATCGCGGCCAGAATCCAAACGGCCAGGAAGCGGTCGAGGAACGACAGTCGCCCGGCGACCGGTCCGCCGGGCCGCGCCGTGGTGGCGGTTTCGGCGCTCATGCGGCGGTCCCGGAGTGCGCGCTCTCGGTCCCAGGCCGCCCGGCGGGCCGGGTGAGGATCGCGGCGAGGCGGTCGGTCATCTCGGGCAGCAGCCGGTAGTAGACCCAGGTCCCGCGCCGCTCGGAGTCGATGAGGCCGGCCTGTTTGAGCAGCTTGAGGTGGTGGGAGATCGTCGGCTGGGAGAGGTCGAAGGCCGGGGTGAGGTCACAGACGCAGACCTCCCCGCCCGCGCGGGACGCGATCATCGACAGCAGCCGCAGGCGCACCGGGTCGCCCAGGGCTTTGAACACCTTCGCCAGCGTTTCGGCCTGATCCTCGTCCAGTGGGGCGGTCAGCAGCCCCGGACAGCATCCGCCGGCGCCGTCCTGACTGAGCACCGCAAATCCTTGTTTTGACATGCTTCTATGTTGACGTTTTTCTATTCAGGTCGCAAGGTTGCATCGACAGACATCAATGCAACCTGATCGAGGAGACTACTGTGTCCCGTGTCCAGCTCGCGCTCAACGTCGCCGACCTCGAAGCATCGATCGCCTTCTACTCCAAGATGTTCGGCGTCGAGCCCACCAAGCGCCGCCCCGGATACGCGAACTTCGCCATCGCCACGCCGCCGCTCAAGCTCGTCCTCATCGAGGGCGAGCCGGGCCAGGTCACCCGCCTGGACCACCTCGGTGTTGAGGTGGAGAGCACCGACGAGGTCACCGCCGCCACCGCCCGGCTCAAAGACTCCGGGCTCGCCACGTTCGAGGAGAACGACACGCCCTGCTGCTACGCCCTCCAGGACAAGGTGTGGGTCCACGGGCCCGGCAAGGAACCGTGGGAGGTTTATGTCGTCAAGGCCGACGCCGGCCAGCTCGGCAAAAACGCCGCATTGCAAGGCGACACCTGCTGTGCGGGCCAGCCGGAGGCGGCCGAGACCGCACCGGTGGCCGCCGACTGCCCCTGCGGCAGCTGAGAAACCTCGTACGCGCCGGACAGGTCGCCTTCCCCTCTGGGTGAGTTGCGCCGGGACGCCGTTCTCGGCCCGGCTGCGCCACCCCCACGCCCAGGCCCTCGTAGCCCTCAAGCCCATGGTCCTCCCCCGAGGCCCGAGGGGACGGGCCGCTCCGCTCTCTTCCGCGCGACCCACCGCGCACGTACCGCGAAGCCACGCGGGAAGGCCGCCCTCGCCTTCGCCGGCAGCATCCGCTGCACGGGTCGCACCGGGCCCGCCGCGAGGCGCCGGTGCCCGGGCGTTTCGAGCCGGAGCTCCTGCTCTGCCCGCCTCTCTCGCCGACCGCTGCTGCCACGCGATCCGACCGCTGGGGGTGGGCGGCGTTGCGCCAGGTGGTTGTGCTGTGGGACACATGGCGATTGTTGGGGTGGTCAATCCGCCTGGTTGGGGCGGTGGTCCGTTCCTATGGGCACATGCCGACAACCCTGCCTGTCCATGTCCCTGGTGAGCGTCGTGGCGTGCGACGTTCCGCGTTTCGCGCCGCTTTGGCCGTCGTCACTGCGGCGACCGTGACCGCCGCCGGTTTCTCGCTGTCCGGTACCGGCGCGAGGGCCGCTGACGGTGATGTGGCCAACAGCGTCCTGGCCGATCTCACCCTCTCCGATGTGCCCGTGGCCGGGCTGAACGCCTTCACCGGTGTTTTCGGCACGGCCGGTTCCCCGCCGAACGGGGGACTGGACAACGGGGACCTCTCCGACCCGTCGGGTGTCCTGGACTTTCTGACCGTTCGGGGTCAGGCGGTGGCCAGGACGAACGCCGAGGCGCAGAGGAACTTCGCGCAGGCACAGGCCTCCGGGTTCACCCTCTCGCTGAACGAGCGGGACTTCCTCAGCGTGGGGTCCCTGGACGCCTACGCCGAGTGCGTCCCCGCCCCGATCGGCCCGCTCGCCCTGGCCTACGCGCGCACCGACTCCAACACCATCGGTGTCCTGGGACGCCAGGTGCCCACCGGGACGACACAACTGGAGGTCACCGGAGCGGAGCTGGGCGCCGAGGACGTCAGCACAGCCACCCTCACCGTCCGGTACAACCGGATCGAAGACCCCTCCGGGGGCACCTACCAGGCGCAGACCTCCGCCCGGGCGGGCCTGGACATCACCATCTCCGGGAACCTGCGCGACGAGGACGGCCAAGAGCTCTACGACGGACCCCTCGTCGACGCCGAGCTCGGCCACGTGAACGTCACCTGCGACGACACCACCACACCGCCCGTCACCACACCTCCGCCCCCTCCGCCGCCGGTCACCGACCCGCCCGTCACCGTTCCGCCGGTGACCGTTCCGCCGGTGACCGTTCCGCCGGTCACCGTGCCTCCCGTCACCGTCGCGCCGATGACCGACCCGCCCGTCACCATCCCGCCCGTCACCGTGCCCCCGGTCACCGTTCCGCCGGTCACGGTTCCCCCGGTCACCCTTCCGCCGACCAAGCCCCCCGTCACCAAGCCGCCGGTCACGCATCGTCCTACTCCCACCCCGACGAAGCCCGCACCCAGCCACAAGCCGGACCACGGCTACGGCGACCACAGCGACGACTGAGCAGCCGCTCTTGCGGTCGGCGAGGCCCCGGCCGCCGGGGCGGCCGGGGCCTCGCCGACCTGCTTGATGCGACCGCGCGCCCGCATCCACTCCGCCAGAAAGGCTCGCCCACAGCTCGTGCGTCACGCGCTCGCGCTGAGCTTCGCGTTCGTTCTTCCGCGGTCCGGTCCGGTCACAGCGGCGGCGAGGAAAGATCCCGTGCTGTCGCCCGGTCGCGCGGGCATCTGTCGCGGGATGGCAACGCAGGAACGAGTATTTCTGCTGAAGAGGTCAGGCTGATCATTTGTGAGGGTCCGTGAGGCCTGGTGAGCGGTTGAGGCGCTGAAAGGAGCGATCATGTGCACGCGTGCGGTCTGGACGCATTCTGGTGACGCGGTTCTCGCGGGCCGGAACATGGACTGGCAAGAGGACCTGGGAACCAACCTGTGGGTGTTCCCCCGGGGCATGGAGCGGGTCGACGGTCTCGGCGGGACGCTCACGTGGAAGTCGTCCCACGGAAGTCTCGTGGCCGCTGCCCATGATCTGGCGACTGTCGACGGACTGAACGAGGAGGGGCTCGCAGCTCATCAGCTCTTCCTCGCCGAATCCGACTACGGGCAGCGGGACGAGGGCCGTGTCGCTCTGAGCGTCGCGGTGTGGATGCAGTACGTCCTTGACAACTTCACGACCGTCGCCGAGTCCGTCAACTGGATGGTCTCCTCTCAGCTCCAGATCGTGACACAGAGCGACCCGTCGAGCGGCAAGGCGGTGAACCTGCATCTCGCGCTGGAGGACCGCTCGGGAGATTCCGCGATCATCGAGTACCTCGACGGAATTCCGCAGGTGCACCACGACCACGCCTACACGGTCGTCACCAACTCACCCCCCTACGAGCAGCAGTTGGCTCACCTGAAAACCATTCAGGGACTGGGAGGCAGCACCCCGCTGCCCGGTGGCACCGATGCTTCCGACCGCTTCGCCCGCGCGGCCTACTACCTCACCCGGCTGCCGCAGCCGACCAGCACCTCCGAAGCGGTCGCCTCGCTCCTGAGCGTCATGCGCAACGCCGCCCAGCCATTCCGGGTGCCCGACCCCCACAAGCCCTACGCCTCGCAGACGATCTGGCGCACGGTCATCGATCTGACCCACGGTATTTACGTGTACGAATCGACTTCGCGGCCCAACATCATCTGGGTGCGCATGTCGGAACTCGACCTCTCCGAGGGCGCGCCCGCCATGAAGCTCGATCTTGCCGACGACACCGGTCTCAGCGGCGGGTTCGTCGGGGACGTCTCCGCCCGGTTCACCCCCTCCACACCGATGCACTTCCTGCCGGCGCACTGAGCTGGCGCGTCGCGGGCACTGTCACGATCTCCGCCGCGAGCATCCCCTCGCGCTCGCGGAACACGATGACCCGCTCCTCCCCGCTCCGTCCGGGGGAGGTGCCGGGTGCACACGGGCCCTCGAAATCCGTCCGGCCTTTCCTACGGGAGCATCGGCCCGGCCGTGACCGGCAGCGCCGCGCAGGGACCGTGAGGGCAGCACACGTGGTGGTGAGCTCGCGGTGCGCCGGGAGGAGTGTGCCGGGGGATCGACCGTACCTGCGGGGCTCGACCGCCCCGGTCAGGTACCCGTTTCCAGCGCGGTGGCCGCGCGGGCGGCCTCCGTGCTGAAGAACCGATCCCCGGGGTTTGCGCACGAGCTGCGTTGCTACGGGGAGAGGGGCCGGCGGATCGCTCCAGCCCCTCCCACTACGCCGTCCGGCGTCCCTGTTCGCCGGGTCAGACCTTGAGGAACTCCAGGAGGTCCTTGTTGAACTTCTCCTTGTCGCCCGGGACGAGGGCGATGCCATGGGAGCCGCCCTCGTAGACCTTGAGTTCGGCGCCGGAGACGAGCTGGGCCGTCTTCTTGCCGGTGGCCTCGAAAGGGACGACCTGGTCGTCGTCGCCGTGCACGACGAGGGTGGGGATGTCGAACTTCTTGAGATCCTCGTGGAAGTCGGTCCCCGCGAAGGCGTCGACGCAGGCCACCCCGCCCTCGATGGTCTCGTTCATGGCCATGAGCCAGAACGCGTCCTTGTTGCCCTGGGTGACCTTGTTGCCCTCGCGGTTGGCGCCGAAGAAGCCGACCGCGGTGTCGCGCCAGAACTGCGAGCGCTCGGCGAGGATGCCGTTCTTGATGTCGTCGAAGACGCTCTGGGGGACGCCCTCGGGGTTGTCGGGGCCCTGGAGCATGAGCGGCGGGATCGCCGAGAGCAGGACGGCCGAGTGAACGCGCTCGGTGCCGTGGCGGCCGATGTAGCGGGCGAGTTCGCCGCCGCCCATCGAGTGCGCGACGAGCGTGACGTCACGCAGGTCGAGCTGCGTGATGAGGTCGTTCAGGTCGTCGGCGAAGGTGTCGAAGTCGTAGCCGTCGAAGACCGGCGTCGAGCGGCCGTGGCCGCGCCGGTCGTGCGCGATGCCCCGGTAGCCGGCGTCGGCGACCGCCTTGAGCTGGTCCTGCCAGGCGTCACCGCTCAGCGGCCACCCGTGGATGAAGACGACCGGGCGGCCCTGGCCCCAGTCCTTGTAGAAGATCTCGACTCCGTCACGCGTCGTGCAGACAGGCATGGTGGTCCCTTCTCGGAGGTGTGGGGCGCGCCCGCGGTCCCTTGGGTGACCCCCGAGGCGCCGGCAGTTAGGCACCGCGCCTCAATCTTCACTATCACCCGAAAAACGGCAAATCGCATATTGCGACGAGGGGTACCTGGAGCAGGTGGAGTCGTCCGCCCACGCAACCTCCGCCACCTCGCCGCTCAGACCCTCCCGAACCCAAGCCCTTCCGTATCCGGCCGGTGCGGCCAACCCGGGCACAGGGACCTGTTCACCCCCGAGTGCGGGCTCGGCCGGGATAGCGGCGCCACGAGACGAGCGGAAAGGCGGTGCGCACGGTGTCGAGGCCACACCGAGTTGCCGAAGATCGGGTAATCGCCCTACCGGCAGGGGTGCACCTGCCCGGGCGAGGTGCCCGTCCCGGCGCCGCCGACTGTGCGGGCGGATTCCGGCCGGCAACGGATCGCCGCTTCCATGCCACCGTCACCGCCGCGGCACTCCGGCGCTGGAGCCACCAGTGATCCGCCGGACGGAACCTGGTGCGTACGCGTCCGCCCCATCTCGTTTGACATATCGCTAGGGCCCTAACATTATTGGTTAGGTGGCTAGCGAAAAGATGCACGGACAGCACGAGTCCGCGGGTGCGTGGGCGAAGCGGTACTACCAGACCAGTCAAGCGGCTCTGGAATCGGTCCTGCGCCCCTACGGGCTCGGGCCGACCCAGTGGTACGTGCTGTATCACCTGGCTCACGACGGTCCGACCAAGCAGCGCGACCTCGTGCGCGCGCTGCGCATAGAGCGGGCCACGATGACCGGCGTCGCGTCCGCACTGGTCCGCAAGGGGTTCGTCGAACAGACACCCGACCCCGGAGACATGCGTCAGAAGACGCTGCGCCTGACCGAACCTGGCCGCGAACTGTGGACACGGCTGCCCGACCCCGTCGCCCGCATCCTCGCCGTCGCCTTCGATGGCGTGAGCGAGGAGGAGCAGGCACGGGTCGCCGCCGTGCTGCGCGGGGCCACCGAACGACTCGCCCACCATCTGAAGGAAGAGACAACCCCCTCATGACGATCCTCGTCACCGGCGCCACCGGACTGGTAGGCGCGCGCCTCCTGCCCCGCCTCGTCGATGCCGGCATCGACTGCCGCGCCCTCGTCCGCCCCGGCAAGTCCGCCCCCGAAGGCGCCACGCCCGTCGAAGGCGACATCCTCGACCCCGCTTCCCTCGACGGGGCACTCGACGGCGTCACCGACGTCGTCCACCTGGCCGCCCTGTTCCGCACCCAGGACACGGCCGCCATCCACCGCACCAACGTCGAGGGCACCCGCAATCTCATCGCGGCGACCAGGGCCCAGGCCCCGCAGGCACGCTTCACCATGGCCAGCACCAACCTCGTCTACGGCTCCGGCCTGACCCGCCCCGCCCGCGAGGGCGACCCCACCACCGCCGACCTCCCCTACCCGGCCAGCAAAATCCTGGCCGAGGCCGACCTCAAAGCCAGCGGCCTCAACTGGAACATCCTGCGCTTCGGCTTCGTCTACGGCGACAAGGACGGCCACCTCGAATCCGCCCCCGCCCTCATGGGCGGCTGGAAGTGGCACCCCGCCCAGACCCTCAGCCTCATCCACCACCGCGACATCGCCACCACCGTGAGGCTTGCCCTCGCCGGGGCGCTCGACGGACACACCGTCAACGTCGTGGACGAGGCCCCCACCACCATCTACGAAATCGCCCAGATCGTCGGCGCCCCCTACGAGCCCTCCGCCGAACCACTCCACGACCCCTGGACGGGCCGCGCCGACGGCACCCTCCTGCGCACCCTGGGCTTCACCCCCACCGTCCCCACCGTCCACCAGGCCCAGCGCGACGGCCTGCTGTAAGGGGAGCAACGCGCGGCGCTGCGGCGGGTATCAGTCTCCCGGAGCCGCTGCGGCGCCGCGCACCGACAGCAATGCCCCCTGCCCTGTGCCGCCCGCGTACGGCTCCATGATTCCCTCCATGTCAGCGCGACGACCGTTGCGCGAGCCATCACCGTCGCAGGTGGCACCCGGTCCAGGAACGGCCGGCCTGGAAGTTCGCATGAGCGGCCGGACAGTTCCCAGGTGGGGGTTGGGGCGGGTTCTCCTCGTGGTCCCGGCGTCAGAGCACGACGTCGGCGAGTCGGCGGATCTCGTCGATGTCGTCGCTGGTCGGGTTGAGGATCAGCTCATCCGCACCGATGGCTTCGAACTCATCGACGGTCTTCTTGACCACGTCCGCCCCTCCGCTCACCGCGGACGCGATGAAACCGGCTGTCTCCGCTCCCGCGGTGGAGTAGTAGTCGTAGACGTTCGCGCGCCCGCCCTCGGCATCCTTGATGGCGTAGTAGGCGATGGCGACCAAGTACGGAGAACCCTCGCGTCCGGCCTCCTTCCAGGCTGCGCGCACGCTGTCGAAGGAACCGGCGATCATGTCCGCCGGTACCGAAGCGCCGATGTAGCCGCGGCCGGAGCGCGCCACCCGGTTGTACGAGGCCCGGACCATGCCACCGAAGAGCAGAGGCACCTCACGGCTGCCCTTGGGCACCAGCGGGTTGTCGCAGCCGGCGGGGGTCTCGCCGCGCCACACGCTCTTGTAGGTCTCGATGTCGCGGTCGAGCCGCTTGCCCGTGCCGCGCGCGCCCAGGCCCTCCACGACGAAGTCGTCGGCCCGTCCTCCAAGGCCGATGCCGAGGGTGAGACGCCCGCCCGAGACACCGTCGATGCCCTGTGCTTCCTTGGCCAGGAGGTGAGCGGGCCAGACCGGGCCGAGCAGGACGTTGCTGATGAGCCCGATCCTGCTGGTGGCGCCCGCCGCCGCCGCGAGCGCGACCGTGTCCATCACCCCCGGGTAGGCGATACGGCCCACGCTGCCCAGGGTGGAGAAGCCCGCGTCCTCGGCACGCCGTGCCCATTCCGGAATGATGTCCGCTTTGACATCGCGTATCTGATTGGGGATCCCGATACCGATCTTCATGAGCTGTGCTCCTTGTGCGAGTGGTGGGTGGGTCGGATCTTCGTGCTTCCCCGTGGCATCGCCCTGCGGCGCTTGCCGCTCCTTCGGAGGCTCGGGAGTGATGGGCGGTGGAGGTGCCCTGGGCGTCCGGTGAGCCGGAGCCACCGGCAGGACAACGGCGGAGTGGCGTGCCCCGTATCACGGATGTCCGCGTGTCCTACGGATGCCCCCCGTCGAGGGGCAGATCAATTCCGTTGGCCAGGCGGTTCTCCAGCAGGAACCGGCTGGCGCCGACGACGTCGGCCATGCGGCCGAGCTCACCGGTCAACGTCTGCGCCCGGAATGTGGCCAAAGCGTCGCTCAGTTCAGGTTTGCCTTGCCAGAACGGGCTGTCGCCGATGGGCCCGGGGTGGATCGCGTTCACCCGGACCGGCGCGAGCTCGGTGCTCAAGGTCCGCACCATGCCGGTCACGGCGGCGTTGACGGCCGTCAGGATCGTCGAACCGGGATACGGGTAGTCCTTGGCGCCGCCGCCGAACAGCAGCACCGCCGCATCCGGCGCCAGTCGTTCCGCGAGGGCGGATATGACGGCCGTGTACCCGACGATCTTGGTCACGGCCAACGTGCTGGCGGCCGCTATGTCGAAGCCGGACAGGGTGTTCCGGTCGCGGACCATCCCGGCCAGGACGAGCCGGTCGAGTCGCCCGACCGGGGCGAGTGCCGCGGCCACGGTCTCCGGACGGCTGAGGTCAAGCGCCAGGCCGGTGACCGCGTCGGCACAAGGTCGGCCGCCGCTCGTGGTGAGGGCCGGTGGATGGCCGGGCACGGTGGAGCTGCTCTGAGCGGCACCACGTGCCCCCGCCGCCTCGGCGGTGAGTTCGGAGGCCACGGTCTCGGCCCGGTCGGCGTCGCGCCCGGTGATGACCACCTTCGCGCCGTCGCGCAGGTAAGCGGCCGCCAGTTCGCGTCCGGTGCCCTGTGTGGCGCCGACGATGAGGATGCTGGTCAACTCGTTTTCAGCCTTTCATCGAGGTGCGTGGTATCGCGGTCCGTCGCCCAGTCATGCCGACTGCTCATCCGAAGGAGCTCGTCAAGCCGCTGCGGCCAGCCGCCGCCGGTAGCGCGCGTACTCCCGCGGGCCGCTGACGGCGAGCTGCGTGAACAGATCGGGAGGCAAGGAGGCTTCGAGCACCCCGTACAGTTCCGGATCGATGTCGTGCAGCAGCATGCCGAAGAACAGGGGGTACTGTTCCGGCCGCAGGCAAGCGATCCCGTGCATCCCCACCTCGCCCCACTCCGGCGCGCTCAGCCACGTGTCGATGAGGACGAGTGCGTGGGTCTCCTCGGCTTTCAGATGCGCCTCCACGACCGGGATCAGCTCGCGCAGCGCGTCCACGACGGCCCCGCGGCGCACCGCGTCGGGGTTGGCCCGCCAGGACGCGGCCGCGCCGGTGAGCGTGGCCAACCCCCGGTCGATCCCGGCGTGGTCGGCCTGCATCGTGGCCAGCACGGGCGCGGCGTCTGCCGGGGCGCGCTCGGCGAGCTTCGGCCAGACGAGTACGTCCTCGCCCTCATGATGGGCGTGCAGGATCAGGGTGACGAAGTCGATGTGGTCGGCGACGACCTCGACGCGCTCACCGTCTCCCGCCCCGGTGTCCTCGACGTACGCGGGGAGATCAGCCAACTCCCTGCGCAGCATGGCGTGGATGGCGTACATATCACGGCTGTCGGCCGGTGAGTCGTTGCCGGCCGGCTCGGGGTGGTCGGGGGGCGCGCCGCCGGGTGCGGGTGCGGATTCGGGCTCAGTCACGGATGCTCTCCAGTGCAGGCATGGTGCCGTCCGCGGCGGAGCGGATCGGCCGGTCCGTCGCGGGAGCATGATGTGCAGGCACATGCCCGTAATCGATCGCGCTACGCGTCATCCGCCAAGTGCTGACTTACCCTCAGGCACCGGCTGACAGGCGGCAGAAGTCGTCAACCCGAAGGGGGAAAGGTGCTGGCCGCTGCGCACCGTGCCCACCGGCCGGATCATGCCCGACCACCGGCCTCCCCGGCGTCCAACGGCTCTGCGTCGAGCTTGTCCTGCCTCGGCGGCCGTGCGGGAGCGGTACCGCGAGCGGCCCTCAGCCGTCCCGCTGCTGGGCGGCACCATCTCGGCCGCCGGCGTCCTCGCGTGTCACTGGAGCAACGGACAGGTCGGCCCGTCACGTACACCGTGAGTGCGGTCGCCTGGGCAGCCGTGCGGAACATCGGCCTCGGCCGCCACCATGACCTCCGGCTACTCGCTCGGCTCAGTCGTCCAGCG comes from Streptomyces sp. Tu6071 and encodes:
- a CDS encoding STAS domain-containing protein, with product MVQVPDVERVADAGQWAVLALTGEVDLSLVTRVREAVDELVADGRVWVVWDLKRVNFMDSSGVGVLVYTMRSVEEHNGSVRLAGLSGQVRRLLTLTGMDTEIDCYPDLASASDQNLQ
- a CDS encoding arsenate reductase ArsC, whose amino-acid sequence is MSESKPSVLFVCVHNAGRSQMAAAFLTHLSEGQVEVRSAGSAPADAVNPAAVLAMAEAGIDMSAETPKVLTTEVVRASDVVITMGCGDTCPVFPGKQYLDWKLDDPAGQGIDAVRPIRDAIERRIRSLLAELQPR
- the arsB gene encoding ACR3 family arsenite efflux transporter, producing the protein MSAETATTARPGGPVAGRLSFLDRFLAVWILAAMAAGLGLGRLVPGLGDALARVTVTGVSLPIALGLLVMLYPVLAKVRYDRLDTVTRDRRLLIPSLVLNWIVGPALMFALAWLFLPDLPEYRSGLIIVGLARCIAMVIIWNDLACGDREAAAVLVALNSVFQVLAFGLLGWFYLTVLPGWLDLQQTALDVPVWEIARSVLIFLGIPLLAGLLTRRLGEKTKGRAWYETTLIPRIGPFALYGLLFTIVVLFALQGDAITSQPLDAVRIALPLLAYFAVMWAGSMTAGRAVGLDYPRATTLAFTAAGNNFELAIAVAIATFGVTSGQALAGVVGPLIEVPVLIGLVYVALAARRFFPQPAEAAAPAVSREGSARV
- a CDS encoding ArsR/SmtB family transcription factor translates to MSKQGFAVLSQDGAGGCCPGLLTAPLDEDQAETLAKVFKALGDPVRLRLLSMIASRAGGEVCVCDLTPAFDLSQPTISHHLKLLKQAGLIDSERRGTWVYYRLLPEMTDRLAAILTRPAGRPGTESAHSGTAA
- a CDS encoding ArsI/CadI family heavy metal resistance metalloenzyme; the protein is MSRVQLALNVADLEASIAFYSKMFGVEPTKRRPGYANFAIATPPLKLVLIEGEPGQVTRLDHLGVEVESTDEVTAATARLKDSGLATFEENDTPCCYALQDKVWVHGPGKEPWEVYVVKADAGQLGKNAALQGDTCCAGQPEAAETAPVAADCPCGS
- a CDS encoding linear amide C-N hydrolase, which gives rise to MCTRAVWTHSGDAVLAGRNMDWQEDLGTNLWVFPRGMERVDGLGGTLTWKSSHGSLVAAAHDLATVDGLNEEGLAAHQLFLAESDYGQRDEGRVALSVAVWMQYVLDNFTTVAESVNWMVSSQLQIVTQSDPSSGKAVNLHLALEDRSGDSAIIEYLDGIPQVHHDHAYTVVTNSPPYEQQLAHLKTIQGLGGSTPLPGGTDASDRFARAAYYLTRLPQPTSTSEAVASLLSVMRNAAQPFRVPDPHKPYASQTIWRTVIDLTHGIYVYESTSRPNIIWVRMSELDLSEGAPAMKLDLADDTGLSGGFVGDVSARFTPSTPMHFLPAH
- a CDS encoding alpha/beta fold hydrolase yields the protein MPVCTTRDGVEIFYKDWGQGRPVVFIHGWPLSGDAWQDQLKAVADAGYRGIAHDRRGHGRSTPVFDGYDFDTFADDLNDLITQLDLRDVTLVAHSMGGGELARYIGRHGTERVHSAVLLSAIPPLMLQGPDNPEGVPQSVFDDIKNGILAERSQFWRDTAVGFFGANREGNKVTQGNKDAFWLMAMNETIEGGVACVDAFAGTDFHEDLKKFDIPTLVVHGDDDQVVPFEATGKKTAQLVSGAELKVYEGGSHGIALVPGDKEKFNKDLLEFLKV
- a CDS encoding MarR family winged helix-turn-helix transcriptional regulator is translated as MASEKMHGQHESAGAWAKRYYQTSQAALESVLRPYGLGPTQWYVLYHLAHDGPTKQRDLVRALRIERATMTGVASALVRKGFVEQTPDPGDMRQKTLRLTEPGRELWTRLPDPVARILAVAFDGVSEEEQARVAAVLRGATERLAHHLKEETTPS
- a CDS encoding NAD-dependent epimerase/dehydratase family protein, which produces MTILVTGATGLVGARLLPRLVDAGIDCRALVRPGKSAPEGATPVEGDILDPASLDGALDGVTDVVHLAALFRTQDTAAIHRTNVEGTRNLIAATRAQAPQARFTMASTNLVYGSGLTRPAREGDPTTADLPYPASKILAEADLKASGLNWNILRFGFVYGDKDGHLESAPALMGGWKWHPAQTLSLIHHRDIATTVRLALAGALDGHTVNVVDEAPTTIYEIAQIVGAPYEPSAEPLHDPWTGRADGTLLRTLGFTPTVPTVHQAQRDGLL
- a CDS encoding LLM class flavin-dependent oxidoreductase; this translates as MKIGIGIPNQIRDVKADIIPEWARRAEDAGFSTLGSVGRIAYPGVMDTVALAAAAGATSRIGLISNVLLGPVWPAHLLAKEAQGIDGVSGGRLTLGIGLGGRADDFVVEGLGARGTGKRLDRDIETYKSVWRGETPAGCDNPLVPKGSREVPLLFGGMVRASYNRVARSGRGYIGASVPADMIAGSFDSVRAAWKEAGREGSPYLVAIAYYAIKDAEGGRANVYDYYSTAGAETAGFIASAVSGGADVVKKTVDEFEAIGADELILNPTSDDIDEIRRLADVVL